A single Brevundimonas sp. M20 DNA region contains:
- a CDS encoding ATP12 family chaperone protein, with product MSHIPPLDPMVAAKKGFRESEERLKRFWKVVDLSEGEGGWTVLLDGRAPKTPAHAKLTLPTGASARLVADEWAAQGEFIDPATMPATRLASTAIDRVSQVREAVADEVAAYAGSDLLCYPAEAPGSLVEQQAREWGPWRDWARELGVPLALAEGITHKPQDPAAVARVRELALELDDFALTGLAAVTPLLGSAVLGLAVQRGVLGGELAFDLSRIDEAFQESRWGVDEENALRTAARRAEAVLFDRWFRSLEA from the coding sequence ATGTCGCACATCCCCCCGCTTGATCCCATGGTCGCCGCGAAGAAGGGCTTTCGCGAGTCCGAGGAGCGACTGAAGCGCTTCTGGAAGGTCGTGGACTTGTCGGAAGGCGAGGGCGGCTGGACCGTCCTGCTCGACGGTCGCGCGCCGAAGACGCCCGCCCATGCGAAGCTGACCCTGCCGACCGGGGCCTCCGCGCGTCTCGTCGCCGACGAATGGGCCGCGCAGGGCGAGTTCATCGACCCCGCCACCATGCCCGCCACCCGTCTGGCCTCGACCGCCATCGACCGGGTCAGTCAGGTGCGCGAGGCCGTGGCCGACGAGGTCGCCGCCTATGCCGGGTCTGACCTGCTCTGCTACCCCGCCGAGGCGCCCGGCTCGCTGGTCGAGCAGCAGGCGCGCGAGTGGGGGCCGTGGCGCGACTGGGCGCGGGAACTGGGCGTGCCGCTGGCGCTGGCCGAGGGCATCACCCACAAGCCGCAGGACCCCGCCGCCGTCGCCCGCGTGCGCGAACTGGCGCTGGAGCTGGACGACTTCGCCCTGACCGGTCTGGCCGCCGTCACGCCCCTGCTGGGCTCGGCCGTGCTGGGTCTGGCGGTCCAGCGCGGCGTTCTGGGCGGCGAATTGGCCTTCGACCTGTCCCGCATCGACGAGGCCTTCCAGGAATCCCGCTGGGGCGTGGACGAGGAGAACGCCCTGCGCACCGCCGCCCGCCGCGCCGAGGCCGTGCTGTTCGACCGGTGGTTCCGCAGTCTCGAAGCCTGA
- a CDS encoding RluA family pseudouridine synthase: protein MYVAEAEDGIRLDRWFRRRWPHLSNIQVQKMARSGQIRVDGARIKPEGRLTAGAAVRVPPIPDDTSRQAGDAHTLSEKDIAFAKSLVIYEDDMVIALNKPHGLAVQGGTKTSRHVDRLLGAWGEGMDRPRLVHRLDRDTSGVLLLGKGPEAAKRLAGAFARRQAKKTYWAIVIGNPKPSAGQIDMPLKKTGINDFEMMRPAERKDPRAEPAETAFTTISRAAHRAAWMALRPFTGRTHQLRAHMAAIGHPILGDPKYGDDKSRELSGGLKLQLHARRIELDHPAGGKLIVEAPMGPEMKAGFAHFGFDPHEADGEDPFEGVRRQR, encoded by the coding sequence ATCTATGTGGCCGAGGCCGAGGACGGCATCCGGCTGGACCGCTGGTTCCGTCGCCGCTGGCCGCACCTGTCGAATATCCAGGTGCAGAAGATGGCCCGCAGCGGCCAGATCCGCGTCGACGGCGCCCGCATCAAGCCTGAGGGCCGCCTGACCGCAGGCGCCGCCGTGCGTGTGCCGCCGATCCCGGACGACACCTCGCGGCAGGCGGGCGACGCCCATACCCTGTCCGAGAAGGACATCGCCTTCGCCAAGTCGCTGGTCATCTACGAAGACGACATGGTCATCGCCCTGAACAAGCCGCACGGTCTGGCCGTGCAGGGTGGGACGAAGACCAGCCGTCACGTCGATCGCCTGCTGGGCGCCTGGGGCGAGGGGATGGACCGTCCGCGTCTGGTCCACCGCCTCGACCGCGACACCTCGGGCGTGCTGCTGCTCGGCAAGGGACCGGAGGCGGCCAAGCGCCTCGCCGGCGCCTTCGCCCGCCGTCAGGCCAAGAAGACCTACTGGGCCATCGTCATCGGCAACCCCAAGCCGTCGGCGGGCCAGATCGACATGCCGCTGAAGAAGACCGGCATCAACGACTTCGAGATGATGCGCCCGGCCGAGCGCAAGGATCCACGCGCCGAACCGGCCGAGACGGCCTTCACCACCATCAGCCGCGCCGCCCACCGCGCCGCGTGGATGGCGCTGCGCCCCTTCACCGGCCGCACCCACCAGCTGCGCGCCCACATGGCCGCCATCGGCCACCCGATCCTGGGCGATCCCAAATACGGTGACGACAAGTCGCGCGAACTGTCCGGTGGCCTGAAGCTGCAACTTCACGCCCGCCGCATCGAGCTGGACCATCCCGCGGGCGGCAAGCTGATCGTCGAGGCGCCGATGGGCCCCGAGATGAAGGCCGGCTTCGCCCACTTCGGTTTCGACCCGCACGAGGCGGATGGGGAAGACCCGTTCGAGGGAGTCCGCCGCCAGCGATGA
- a CDS encoding HAD-IA family hydrolase yields MTRPLAVFDIDGTLVDSRASIHRAAVEAARDMGLPEPEYDRVRMIVGLSLHKALHTLEPQLTDAELADFVAGFQRSFRRMYEAGHEEPLYDGAMDHLRRLHRDGWRLALATGQNRRGVARNLARQGWGEIFLSSHCAEDGPGKPDPAMLHAAMAACGADAASTVMIGDTAHDAAMAVNAGVLPLGVGWGFHTAEEQIAGGARHVAKSFGELNVVLDGFARAAA; encoded by the coding sequence ATGACCCGCCCTCTCGCAGTTTTCGACATCGACGGCACCCTGGTCGACAGCCGGGCCTCCATCCACCGCGCGGCGGTCGAGGCGGCGCGCGACATGGGCCTGCCGGAACCAGAGTACGACCGCGTCCGCATGATCGTGGGCCTGAGCCTGCACAAGGCCCTGCATACGCTGGAGCCCCAGCTGACCGACGCCGAACTGGCCGACTTCGTGGCCGGCTTCCAGCGCAGCTTCCGCCGGATGTACGAGGCCGGGCACGAGGAGCCGCTATACGACGGCGCCATGGACCATCTGCGCCGCCTGCACCGGGACGGCTGGCGTCTGGCGCTGGCCACCGGCCAGAACCGCCGCGGCGTGGCCCGCAATCTGGCGCGTCAGGGTTGGGGCGAAATCTTCCTGTCCTCGCACTGCGCCGAGGACGGCCCCGGCAAGCCGGACCCAGCCATGCTGCACGCCGCCATGGCCGCCTGCGGCGCGGATGCGGCCTCGACCGTGATGATCGGCGACACCGCGCATGACGCCGCCATGGCCGTCAACGCGGGCGTCCTGCCGCTGGGCGTCGGCTGGGGCTTCCATACGGCCGAGGAACAGATCGCTGGCGGCGCCCGCCATGTGGCGAAAAGCTTCGGCGAACTGAACGTGGTGCTGGACGGCTTCGCCCGCGCCGCCGCCTGA
- a CDS encoding low molecular weight protein tyrosine phosphatase family protein translates to MKNLLFLCSRNRLRSPTAEQVFARHPGVETASAGLAPDAEEECSVELVERADIIFVMEKAHRSKLQRRFGKHLKRARVIRLDIPDDYAFMQPELVALLEKKVEPHLRRL, encoded by the coding sequence TTGAAAAACCTCCTCTTCCTCTGCTCCCGAAACCGTCTGCGCTCGCCCACCGCCGAGCAGGTGTTCGCGCGCCACCCCGGCGTCGAGACCGCCTCCGCCGGGCTGGCGCCGGATGCGGAGGAGGAGTGTTCGGTCGAACTTGTTGAACGGGCCGACATCATCTTCGTGATGGAGAAGGCGCACCGGTCGAAGTTGCAGCGCCGCTTCGGCAAACACCTGAAGCGCGCCCGGGTGATCCGCCTCGACATCCCCGACGACTACGCCTTCATGCAGCCCGAGTTGGTGGCCCTTCTGGAGAAGAAGGTGGAACCGCACCTTCGTCGCCTATAG
- a CDS encoding transcriptional regulator, which produces MSDVPVFDPLLHAPGRLQIGAILSRVDEAEFAMIRDAIKVSDSVLSKHLKQLEEVGYIKLTKAAQDGRQRTWINFTMTGKLAFKAHVAELQRLAGA; this is translated from the coding sequence ATGAGCGACGTGCCTGTCTTCGACCCCCTCCTGCACGCCCCCGGCCGCCTGCAGATCGGCGCCATCCTGTCCCGCGTCGACGAGGCCGAGTTCGCCATGATCCGCGACGCGATCAAGGTCTCGGACTCGGTCCTGTCCAAACACCTGAAGCAGCTGGAAGAGGTGGGCTATATCAAGCTGACCAAGGCGGCGCAGGACGGGCGGCAGCGCACGTGGATCAACTTCACCATGACCGGCAAACTGGCCTTCAAGGCCCATGTGGCGGAGTTGCAGAGGTTGGCGGGGGCTTGA